A genomic stretch from Pagrus major chromosome 3, Pma_NU_1.0 includes:
- the hibadha gene encoding 3-hydroxyisobutyrate dehydrogenase a gives MAALFRGSRNLLLRWNKHVDLAFVSSRSMASKTPVGFVGLGNMGSPMAKNLLKNGYPVIATDVFPGSCKELQDIGAQVVDSPAEVAEKADRIITMLPSSPNVIEVYTGPNGILKKVKKGTLLIDSSTIDPSVSKEMALAAEKMGAVFMDAPVSGGVGAASLAKLTFMVGGVEEEYNAAQELLTCMGANVVYCGQVGTGQAAKICNNMLLAIGMIGTAETMNLGIRLGLDPKLLAKILNMSSGRCWSSDTYNPVPGVMEGVPSANNYQGGFGTTLMAKDLGLAQNTATNTKTPIPLGSLAHQIFRVMCSRGYANKDFSSVFQFLREEEGQ, from the exons ATGGCTGCGTTGTTTAGAGGGTCGCGAAATTTATTGCTAAGGTGGAATAAGCATGTCGACCTCGCCTTCG TGTCGTCACGATCAATGGCCTCAAAAACCCCCGTGGGGTTTGTTGGTCTGGGAAACATGGGCAGTCCCATGGCCAAAAACCTGTTAAAGAACGGATATCCCGTTATTGCCACTGATGTCTTTCCTGGGTCTTGCAAGGAGCTGCAGGACATTGGTGCCCAG GTAGTAGACTCTCCAGCAGAGGTGGCAGAGAAGGCAGACCGCATTATCACAATGCTTCCCTCTAGTCCCAACGTCATAGAAGTCTACACAGGCCCTAATGGCATCCTCAA GAAGGTGAAGAAAGGAACGCTGTTGATTGACTCCTCTACCATCGACCCTTCGGTCTCAAAAGAGATGGCACTCGCGGCGGAGAAGATGGGGGCCGTGTTCATGGATGCTCCAGTGTCAGGAG gtgtcgGGGCTGCCAGCTTAGCCAAACTGACCTTCATGGTAGGTGGAGTGGAGGAGGAATACAACGCCGCACAAGAGCTGCTCACCTGCATGGGAGCCAATGTTGTGTACTGTGGACAGGTCGGCACTGGACAG GCCGCTAAGATCTGCAACAACATGCTCCTGGCCATTGGGATGATTGGGACCGCAGAGACCATGAACCTCGGCATCAG ACTCGGTTTGGACCCCAAGCTGCTGGCAAAGATCCTCAACATGTCCTCAGGTCGTTGCTGGTCCAGCGACACGTACAATCCAGTTCCCGGCGTCATGGAGGGAGTCCCCTCAGCCAACAACTACCAGGGCGGCTTTGGAACCACGCTAATGGCCAAG GATCTGGGTTTGGCTCAGAACACTGCCACCAACACTAAGACACCCATCCCTCTGGGCTCCCTCGCCCACCAGATCTTTCGAGTCATGTGCTCCCGCGGCTACGCTAACAAGGACTTCTCATCCGTCTTCCAATTCCTACGTGAGGAGGAAGGCCAGTGA